A DNA window from Gillisia sp. Hel1_33_143 contains the following coding sequences:
- a CDS encoding DUF3891 family protein → MIVNTTNEGWEIFSHSAHGLLAGNIANHLAEKFKHENWIATLTAIIEHDDRQLNFEEKNYLTEIGTPLDFLDEHRTTHDILSRSQRLLDEAQKKSTWVAIFIMHHLQFIYSEDAKESKRVSKFLSNLEAKKKNFMSNYKLSSSDVDSIYQIMVFADRCSLIMCQNGIPSLGRKLEINTSIGGKTYFIMQNEAEQVRIEPWIFEPSEFKITCEYKLLEKSSFSSNKQFETELEKSSIRIKEWTLKK, encoded by the coding sequence ATGATTGTAAATACTACTAATGAGGGTTGGGAAATTTTTTCTCATTCTGCTCATGGTTTATTAGCGGGAAATATTGCAAATCATCTTGCTGAAAAATTTAAACATGAAAATTGGATTGCAACATTAACTGCTATTATTGAGCATGATGATAGGCAATTAAATTTTGAAGAAAAGAATTATCTTACTGAAATAGGCACTCCTTTAGATTTTCTTGATGAGCACAGAACAACCCATGATATTTTGAGTAGGTCTCAAAGACTTTTAGATGAAGCACAGAAAAAGTCTACGTGGGTAGCAATATTTATTATGCATCATCTACAATTTATATATAGTGAGGATGCTAAAGAGAGCAAAAGGGTTTCTAAGTTCTTGTCCAATCTGGAAGCAAAGAAAAAGAACTTTATGAGCAACTATAAACTAAGTTCTAGTGATGTAGATAGTATATATCAAATCATGGTTTTTGCAGATAGGTGCTCATTAATAATGTGTCAGAACGGAATACCATCTCTAGGTAGAAAGTTAGAAATAAATACTAGTATTGGGGGTAAAACCTATTTTATAATGCAAAATGAAGCTGAGCAAGTTAGGATTGAACCATGGATTTTTGAACCCTCAGAATTTAAAATTACCTGCGAATATAAACTATTAGAAAAAAGTTCTTTTTCTAGTAATAAGCAATTTGAAACCGAATTAGAAAAGTCTTCTATAAGAATTAAAGAGTGGACACTTAAAAAATAA
- the ligD gene encoding DNA ligase D, translating to MGLDKYNNKRDFKNTREPEGRLDNSNLNRFVVQRHEASSLHYDVRLEMGGALKSWAVPKGPSMNPEDKRLAVATEDHPVEYLTFEGVIPKGNYGAGSMSIWDEGTYSTKSDALEEYEAGKLNVHFSGRKLKGLFSLVKTSYQGKENHWLLIKTSDAYSLVQTYDAEIYKEELSLDHNLSQRTSLLDSTIKPMLAAPGLEVFNSPDWIYEIKYDGYRVIAHIHEGEVLLQSRNGILLNNKFPEVVDELKSYMHNSVLDGEVIFVDNNGIPQFQELQNYPETTKKGTLQFMVFDLLYLNGHNTIHLPLIDRKSLLKDLIAESNTIVYCEHISGMGKALYNRAVDLGMEGIIAKKASSTYEPGYRSEDWLKIKPTKSSEAIICGYTVSDKNNRAFGSLILGMVNDEKLVYVGNCGTGFSDKNLQEIKSKLDPYIVKEHPFETSPNLKGRNAIWVKPVLIGEITFSEWTKDHKLRHPVFKGLRQDKELPDTIIAPSILKESGTYYSPDSKINASDENVLTLNGVHVPISNLEKVYWPESGLLKYDLIDYYLQIEEYIVPYLKNRPQNLHRHPNGIAKPGFYQKDNEYLPRWIATEKIESRAAKKTIEYLLCQNEASLLYMANLGCIEINPWHSTIQHLNNPDYCIIDLDPSEKNSFQEVLETTRVAGSILQQAEIPAFYKTSGSSGMHIYIPLGAQYTYGESVNFAKLICIYIQEQLPLLTTLERSLRKRGPKIYLDYLQNRKGQTIVAPYSARPKPGATVSAPVTWQEVEAGFNIIDFHIKNMPQRLAQKGDLFKNLLTESLDMGTALIKLDGIFN from the coding sequence GTGGGCCTCGATAAATATAATAATAAGAGAGACTTTAAAAATACCCGAGAACCCGAAGGAAGATTAGATAATTCAAATTTAAATAGATTTGTAGTGCAGCGTCATGAGGCGAGTTCTTTGCATTACGATGTGCGTTTAGAAATGGGTGGTGCCCTTAAAAGTTGGGCGGTGCCAAAAGGGCCTTCGATGAATCCAGAAGATAAGAGACTTGCTGTAGCAACAGAAGATCATCCTGTTGAATATCTCACTTTTGAAGGTGTTATTCCTAAAGGTAATTATGGAGCAGGGTCTATGAGTATTTGGGATGAAGGAACTTACAGCACAAAATCTGATGCACTAGAAGAATATGAAGCTGGAAAATTGAATGTTCATTTTTCTGGACGAAAGCTGAAAGGATTATTTTCTTTAGTGAAAACCTCCTATCAGGGTAAAGAAAATCATTGGTTATTAATAAAAACATCGGATGCTTATTCCTTAGTACAGACTTATGATGCAGAGATATATAAAGAGGAGCTCAGTCTGGATCATAACTTATCTCAAAGAACTTCCCTTTTAGATAGTACTATCAAACCAATGTTAGCAGCACCGGGTTTGGAGGTTTTTAATAGCCCAGATTGGATCTATGAAATTAAATATGATGGTTACAGGGTTATCGCACATATACATGAAGGTGAAGTTTTATTGCAATCAAGAAATGGGATTTTACTTAATAATAAATTTCCAGAAGTAGTAGACGAGCTAAAGAGTTATATGCATAATTCGGTTTTAGATGGTGAGGTTATATTTGTAGATAATAATGGAATTCCTCAATTTCAGGAGTTACAAAATTATCCAGAAACTACTAAAAAAGGAACTTTGCAGTTTATGGTTTTTGATTTGCTATACCTTAACGGACATAATACAATACATCTACCTTTAATAGATAGAAAATCTTTATTAAAAGATCTTATTGCTGAAAGTAATACAATTGTTTATTGTGAACATATCTCGGGCATGGGCAAGGCTTTGTATAATAGAGCTGTAGATCTTGGAATGGAGGGCATTATTGCGAAAAAAGCAAGTTCTACCTATGAACCTGGTTATAGAAGTGAAGATTGGTTGAAAATAAAACCAACAAAAAGTAGTGAGGCTATAATATGCGGTTATACAGTTTCAGACAAAAATAATAGAGCTTTTGGATCTCTAATTCTTGGGATGGTTAATGATGAAAAATTGGTTTACGTAGGGAATTGCGGAACTGGTTTTTCTGATAAAAATTTACAAGAAATTAAAAGTAAATTAGATCCTTACATAGTAAAAGAACATCCATTTGAAACTAGCCCTAATTTAAAAGGAAGAAATGCCATTTGGGTAAAACCAGTTCTTATTGGTGAGATCACTTTTTCAGAATGGACCAAAGATCACAAATTGCGGCATCCGGTTTTTAAAGGTTTGAGGCAAGATAAGGAACTTCCAGATACAATTATAGCTCCATCAATTCTGAAAGAATCAGGAACTTATTATTCACCAGACTCAAAAATAAATGCTAGTGATGAGAATGTCTTAACACTTAATGGAGTTCATGTTCCTATCTCAAATTTAGAAAAAGTTTATTGGCCAGAAAGCGGCTTACTAAAATATGATCTAATAGATTATTATCTTCAAATAGAAGAATACATAGTTCCTTATTTAAAAAACCGGCCTCAAAATTTACACAGACATCCCAATGGAATAGCAAAGCCAGGTTTTTATCAGAAAGATAATGAATATCTACCAAGATGGATAGCTACAGAAAAGATAGAGTCTAGAGCTGCAAAGAAGACAATAGAATATCTTTTATGTCAAAATGAGGCAAGTTTATTATATATGGCCAATTTAGGGTGTATTGAGATCAACCCGTGGCATTCTACCATTCAGCATTTAAATAATCCAGATTATTGCATTATAGATCTAGATCCTTCAGAAAAAAATTCTTTTCAGGAAGTATTAGAGACTACACGTGTAGCAGGATCAATATTGCAACAAGCAGAGATCCCAGCTTTTTATAAAACTTCAGGATCTAGTGGTATGCACATTTATATACCATTAGGTGCTCAATATACGTATGGAGAATCTGTGAATTTTGCGAAACTCATTTGCATTTATATTCAGGAGCAGCTTCCTTTACTAACAACGTTAGAGCGTAGTTTGAGAAAGCGCGGACCAAAAATATACTTAGATTATCTACAAAATAGAAAGGGACAGACCATAGTAGCACCATATAGTGCAAGACCAAAGCCGGGAGCTACCGTTTCTGCACCTGTAACCTGGCAAGAAGTAGAAGCCGGATTTAATATTATAGATTTTCACATCAAAAATATGCCTCAACGTTTAGCGCAAAAAGGAGATCTATTTAAAAATCTGTTAACAGAATCATTAGATATGGGAACGGCTTTAATAAAATTAGATGGCATATTTAATTAA
- a CDS encoding LuxR C-terminal-related transcriptional regulator → MNNKSTTSLQHSQHLIAGLLPGDSNIEFFGCWDTLEVKFTQNGSTHNFNELSPEDTRTLMNAYNSNLDARTVLSTYKEDGKIVSRARQLELYTYFMYGGTDNHADMIDGVLQEPENYRHTRNCISLKFKTIKLNGNPLKNREIFMLDEMLEDHKNLVIAMKMKIAESTYNQHDAELKQKAGVHSKHGLLVRAWQEGVGQYFNRV, encoded by the coding sequence ATGAACAACAAAAGTACAACATCGCTACAACACTCGCAACACTTAATTGCAGGTTTATTACCAGGAGACAGCAACATTGAATTCTTTGGATGCTGGGACACCTTAGAGGTTAAATTCACGCAAAACGGAAGCACTCATAATTTTAATGAGCTCTCTCCAGAAGACACTCGCACCTTAATGAATGCCTACAACAGCAATTTAGATGCTAGAACCGTGCTTTCTACTTATAAGGAAGATGGAAAAATAGTCTCTAGAGCTAGGCAATTAGAACTCTATACATATTTCATGTATGGCGGCACCGATAATCATGCAGATATGATTGATGGAGTTCTGCAGGAACCAGAAAACTACAGACATACCCGAAACTGCATTTCCCTAAAATTTAAAACCATTAAGCTCAACGGAAATCCATTAAAGAACCGGGAGATTTTCATGTTGGACGAGATGCTGGAAGATCATAAAAATTTAGTGATCGCAATGAAGATGAAAATAGCTGAAAGCACCTATAACCAACATGACGCAGAGTTAAAACAAAAAGCCGGAGTACATTCTAAACATGGCCTGTTAGTAAGAGCTTGGCAAGAAGGTGTAGGCCAATATTTTAATAGAGTGTAA
- a CDS encoding nucleoid-associated protein — MINLYNANIENLYIHQVGNKCRGEGVFFSQEPYEISDEIRPLLKEFFLKPFREKEEQYFKFSEDMPIAHLFVPYNTELHKDIAEHLYNQGTHPHIKSGEVYICQLSNIIIDNEKVEGFGIFKSELKSDFLQFEKGTSRLEMNLQQGVNLDKLDKGALILTDPESKTGFRILYIDSNKYDSKYWMENFLNLEELEDDHYKTKKYLKFCEAFANKVILPAEDKQTQMEFINDTYSHFASRDEFIEEEYLGEVFTEASWIDHPESFIQEFENFKMLEGPKYSVQDFSDFSISNEMVNECMKKVKGEINLDTGISIKVVKGSKAASTYLEKGWDEDKQMYYYLAYFNKENK; from the coding sequence ATGATCAACTTATACAACGCTAATATAGAGAATCTTTACATCCATCAGGTTGGTAACAAATGCCGTGGAGAAGGTGTATTTTTTTCTCAAGAACCTTACGAGATTAGTGATGAAATTCGCCCGCTATTAAAAGAATTTTTTCTGAAGCCTTTTCGCGAAAAAGAAGAGCAGTATTTTAAATTTTCAGAAGATATGCCTATAGCCCATTTGTTTGTTCCTTATAATACAGAGCTACACAAAGATATTGCAGAGCATCTTTACAACCAGGGAACCCATCCACACATTAAATCCGGAGAAGTTTATATCTGCCAGCTTTCAAATATTATAATTGATAATGAAAAGGTTGAAGGTTTTGGAATCTTTAAAAGTGAGCTGAAGTCTGACTTCCTTCAATTTGAGAAAGGCACCAGCAGACTTGAAATGAATCTTCAACAGGGTGTAAATCTAGATAAACTAGATAAAGGAGCGTTAATTCTTACAGATCCAGAAAGCAAGACCGGGTTTAGGATTTTATATATAGACTCTAATAAATATGATTCTAAATACTGGATGGAAAATTTCCTGAACCTGGAAGAGCTGGAAGATGATCATTATAAAACAAAAAAATACCTGAAATTTTGTGAAGCCTTTGCTAATAAAGTGATTTTACCTGCAGAAGATAAACAAACGCAGATGGAATTTATTAATGACACCTACTCCCACTTTGCCTCCAGAGACGAATTTATAGAAGAGGAATATTTAGGTGAAGTTTTTACGGAAGCTTCCTGGATAGATCATCCAGAAAGTTTTATTCAAGAATTTGAAAACTTTAAAATGTTGGAAGGTCCTAAATACAGCGTTCAGGATTTCAGTGATTTTTCTATTTCTAATGAGATGGTTAACGAGTGCATGAAAAAGGTGAAGGGAGAGATCAATCTAGACACTGGTATAAGTATTAAGGTAGTAAAGGGTTCTAAAGCTGCCAGCACCTATTTGGAAAAGGGATGGGATGAAGACAAGCAGATGTATTATTACCTGGCTTATTTTAATAAAGAGAATAAATAA
- a CDS encoding Ku protein, translated as MRSVWNGSIGFGLVSIPVKLYSASEERGLDLDMLDVHDEAHIKYKRVNEKTGKEVKWKDIVKGYKLDDKYVILEDEDFDNANIKKSKTIDIESFVEETEVADVLFKKPYFIEPQKESGKSYNLLRNALKKTGKLGVATFVMRQKENLCLIGVYKDVLVLHVIRFSHEIRDAEELKIPKTKVLKKEAEMAESLIEQYTEKFDFKKYKDVYNTQLLKIIKQKSKGKKSKIDKVEDTPTAAKDLMAQLKASLERKNSKAS; from the coding sequence ATGAGATCTGTTTGGAATGGAAGTATTGGGTTTGGATTGGTATCAATTCCGGTAAAATTATATTCAGCTTCAGAGGAGCGGGGGCTAGATCTAGACATGTTGGACGTTCATGATGAGGCTCATATAAAATATAAGCGTGTAAATGAAAAAACCGGAAAAGAGGTAAAATGGAAAGATATTGTAAAGGGCTATAAGTTAGATGATAAGTATGTTATTCTAGAGGACGAAGATTTTGACAATGCGAATATCAAAAAGAGTAAGACCATAGATATAGAGTCTTTTGTAGAGGAGACAGAAGTTGCAGATGTGCTTTTTAAAAAACCTTATTTTATTGAACCTCAAAAGGAGAGTGGGAAATCCTACAATTTACTTCGTAATGCTTTAAAGAAAACGGGTAAATTAGGAGTCGCAACTTTTGTGATGCGTCAAAAAGAGAACCTATGTCTTATAGGGGTTTATAAAGACGTTTTGGTGTTGCATGTAATAAGATTTTCTCATGAGATAAGAGATGCTGAAGAGCTTAAGATACCTAAAACAAAGGTACTTAAGAAAGAAGCCGAGATGGCAGAGTCTTTAATAGAACAATACACAGAAAAGTTCGACTTTAAAAAATACAAAGATGTGTATAATACGCAGTTATTAAAGATCATCAAACAAAAGTCTAAAGGCAAAAAGAGCAAAATAGATAAAGTAGAAGATACGCCTACAGCAGCTAAAGATCTAATGGCTCAATTAAAGGCTAGTCTTGAGCGTAAAAATTCCAAAGCATCTTAA
- the namA gene encoding NADPH dehydrogenase NamA, translating into MSTKEPALFSPIQIGDLHIKNRLTVSPMCMYSSEDGFSNNWHLVHLGSRAVGGAGLILTEAASISPEGRITPRDMGIWKDEHMERLAEIVDFVEAQGTQIGIQLAHAGRKASCAPPWEGGNRVQPENGGWETVAPSAVPFNENDPAPIELDKKGINKVISDFKEAAERSYKAGFKVVEIHAAHGYLLHEFLSPLSNKRTDEYGGSFENRSRLVLEVTKEIRKVWPKELPLFVRISATDWADGGWNIEESVKLSKLLKEEGVDLIDCSSGGLIPDAVIPAEKGYQVGFAERIKREANILTGAVGLIVEPQQAEEILENKKADLILMAREFLRTPYFPLEAAKELKMDLEWPNQYKRAKRN; encoded by the coding sequence ATGAGTACAAAAGAACCTGCATTATTCTCTCCAATCCAAATTGGAGATCTACATATAAAAAATAGACTTACCGTTTCACCAATGTGTATGTATAGTAGCGAAGATGGATTTAGTAATAACTGGCATTTGGTACATTTAGGTAGCCGAGCTGTGGGAGGTGCCGGTCTTATACTTACCGAAGCAGCATCAATCTCTCCTGAAGGAAGAATTACTCCAAGAGATATGGGAATCTGGAAAGATGAACATATGGAACGACTTGCAGAAATTGTAGATTTTGTAGAAGCTCAAGGCACACAAATTGGGATTCAACTAGCGCATGCTGGAAGAAAGGCCTCTTGTGCTCCCCCTTGGGAAGGTGGTAACAGAGTACAACCAGAAAATGGTGGATGGGAAACTGTAGCACCTAGTGCCGTTCCTTTTAATGAAAATGATCCTGCTCCAATAGAGTTAGATAAAAAAGGAATAAATAAAGTAATATCAGATTTCAAAGAAGCTGCAGAGAGATCTTATAAAGCAGGATTTAAAGTGGTTGAGATCCATGCTGCTCATGGATATTTATTACATGAATTTTTATCACCATTAAGCAATAAAAGAACCGACGAATATGGAGGATCTTTTGAGAACAGAAGTAGATTGGTATTAGAAGTTACCAAAGAAATAAGAAAAGTATGGCCAAAAGAACTCCCCTTATTTGTTAGAATTTCTGCTACAGATTGGGCAGATGGCGGATGGAACATTGAAGAATCTGTAAAATTATCTAAGCTCTTAAAAGAAGAAGGTGTAGATCTTATAGATTGTTCTTCTGGAGGATTGATACCAGATGCTGTAATTCCTGCTGAAAAAGGATATCAAGTTGGTTTTGCAGAAAGAATTAAACGTGAAGCCAATATTCTTACAGGCGCCGTAGGATTAATTGTTGAACCTCAGCAAGCAGAAGAAATATTAGAAAACAAGAAGGCAGATCTTATTTTAATGGCTAGAGAATTTTTGAGAACTCCCTATTTCCCATTAGAAGCTGCTAAAGAATTGAAAATGGATTTAGAATGGCCAAATCAATATAAACGAGCTAAAAGAAATTAG
- a CDS encoding FdhF/YdeP family oxidoreductase produces MENKNNRKVNHRGPTEFRDLKFSDPITHAAGKLAIKETIKHTFKEMGVVDSMRGLFTINQQDGFDCPSCAWPDPENPSKIGEYCENGAKALADEATHSQIDAKFFKKYSIEELSELTDFQLNKFGRLVEPVVLREGKIHYEPISWQGAFDLISKELGELESPNEAIFYTSGRSSNEAAFLYGMFVRAYGTNNMPDCSNMCHESSGVALNETLGIGKGSTKLEDFYEAEVIIIAGQNPGTNHPRMLTALEKCKENGGYIIAINPLEETGLVNFKNPKNLKGLVGTGQDIADLHLAVNINQDIPLVKLILKRLAERDVLDESVFDHEFLNDYTQGYSELIEDLKSFDEEELLMMTGVSNEKINQAVEILAKKSKIIICWAMGLTQHKNGVETIREYVNLLLLKGAIGKPNTGTCPVRGHSNVQGDRSVGIMHYIDEDFNERIKKHMGFNPPTKKGIDVVESMEAMHSGKASIFVALGGNFLMAASDTDYTAEALNNCKLTVQISTKLNRSHLVTGKTALILPTFGRSEKDEKNGNTRFLTMESSMGRVRQSKGVLKPASSNIMSEPEIIGNLGHTFFKQDHPVSWKAMGEDYELIREKIDLVAKGFEKTSKQSKGFGYYLPNNSRHRDFSMLLNGKAQISINRLPDHKLQEDELMLMTIRSHDQFNTTIYGLDDRYRGVYNERRVIFMNQADMDRRNLKKFDIVDLSSTYDNKKRMAYKFKVLPYKIPFGNVAAYFPETNPLVPFNHFAERSNTPISKSVKIRIEKVV; encoded by the coding sequence ATGGAAAATAAGAACAATAGAAAAGTAAATCATAGAGGTCCTACAGAATTTCGAGATCTAAAATTTAGTGATCCTATTACCCATGCTGCGGGAAAACTTGCGATAAAGGAAACCATCAAACATACATTTAAAGAAATGGGCGTGGTAGATTCTATGCGTGGTCTATTTACAATTAACCAACAAGATGGATTTGATTGCCCAAGTTGCGCATGGCCAGATCCTGAAAACCCTTCTAAAATTGGAGAATATTGTGAGAACGGTGCAAAAGCATTGGCAGATGAAGCAACTCACAGTCAAATAGATGCAAAATTTTTTAAGAAATACTCCATTGAAGAACTATCTGAATTAACAGATTTTCAACTAAACAAATTTGGAAGATTAGTAGAGCCGGTGGTTTTAAGAGAAGGAAAGATACATTACGAACCTATTTCATGGCAAGGGGCATTCGATCTTATTTCTAAAGAATTAGGTGAACTTGAGTCTCCAAATGAAGCAATTTTTTACACTTCTGGTCGCTCCAGTAATGAGGCAGCATTTTTATACGGAATGTTTGTACGTGCTTACGGAACCAATAATATGCCAGATTGCAGTAATATGTGCCATGAATCTAGTGGTGTTGCATTAAACGAAACATTAGGAATAGGAAAAGGAAGTACAAAATTAGAAGATTTTTACGAGGCAGAGGTTATCATTATAGCAGGACAAAATCCTGGTACCAACCACCCTAGAATGTTAACGGCTTTAGAAAAATGTAAGGAAAACGGTGGATACATCATTGCAATAAATCCACTTGAGGAAACCGGACTTGTGAATTTCAAAAATCCTAAAAATTTAAAAGGATTGGTGGGTACGGGCCAAGACATTGCAGATTTACATTTAGCTGTAAATATCAATCAGGATATTCCTTTAGTAAAGCTCATCTTAAAACGTTTAGCTGAAAGAGATGTTTTAGATGAATCTGTTTTTGATCATGAATTTTTAAATGACTATACACAGGGCTATTCAGAATTGATAGAAGATCTCAAATCTTTTGATGAGGAAGAATTATTAATGATGACTGGTGTATCTAACGAAAAAATTAATCAGGCTGTAGAAATATTAGCTAAAAAATCTAAGATCATTATTTGCTGGGCTATGGGTTTAACCCAACATAAAAATGGTGTTGAGACCATTAGAGAATACGTAAATCTTTTGCTTTTAAAAGGTGCAATTGGAAAACCTAATACAGGTACCTGCCCTGTTCGTGGACATAGTAATGTTCAAGGAGATCGCAGCGTAGGGATTATGCACTATATAGATGAAGATTTTAATGAACGTATTAAAAAGCACATGGGGTTTAACCCACCAACCAAAAAAGGAATTGATGTGGTAGAATCTATGGAGGCAATGCATTCCGGGAAAGCGAGTATTTTTGTGGCTTTGGGTGGTAATTTCTTAATGGCTGCATCAGACACAGATTATACTGCAGAGGCTTTGAACAATTGTAAATTAACAGTTCAAATAAGTACAAAATTAAATCGATCTCATCTGGTTACAGGTAAAACCGCATTAATATTACCAACTTTTGGTAGGTCTGAAAAAGATGAGAAGAACGGCAATACTCGTTTTCTAACTATGGAAAGTAGCATGGGGCGCGTAAGACAATCTAAAGGTGTGTTAAAACCGGCCTCTTCAAATATCATGAGTGAACCAGAAATTATTGGAAACCTAGGGCATACTTTCTTTAAGCAAGATCATCCCGTGTCTTGGAAGGCTATGGGTGAAGATTATGAGCTTATAAGGGAGAAAATAGATCTGGTAGCTAAAGGTTTTGAAAAGACCAGCAAACAATCTAAAGGTTTTGGTTATTATCTACCTAATAATTCTCGCCATAGAGATTTTAGCATGCTTCTCAATGGAAAGGCTCAGATTAGCATAAACAGACTTCCCGACCATAAATTACAAGAAGATGAACTTATGCTGATGACTATTAGAAGTCATGACCAGTTTAATACCACAATTTATGGTCTAGATGATAGATATCGTGGAGTTTATAATGAGCGCCGCGTTATTTTTATGAACCAGGCCGATATGGATAGAAGAAATTTAAAGAAATTTGACATTGTAGACTTGTCCAGTACTTATGATAATAAGAAGAGGATGGCTTATAAGTTCAAAGTTTTACCATATAAAATTCCATTTGGCAATGTGGCTGCATATTTTCCGGAAACTAACCCATTAGTACCTTTCAATCACTTCGCTGAAAGAAGCAATACCCCGATAAGCAAATCCGTAAAAATCAGGATCGAAAAGGTTGTCTAA
- a CDS encoding DUF7009 family protein: protein MKIRIRGNSVRFRLTKDEVEILCRTNYIEEITNFPSIDFSYAVGVSDVKELAIDFTNNKIFLHVPEKLIEGWYFNNKVGFSHTAPTNNNRTIDILLEKDFTCLEDRGEDESNNYPNPKSLAN from the coding sequence ATGAAAATAAGAATTCGTGGAAATTCTGTGCGTTTTAGATTGACTAAAGATGAAGTAGAAATTTTATGCAGAACCAACTACATAGAAGAAATAACTAACTTCCCGAGTATAGATTTTAGCTACGCTGTGGGTGTATCTGATGTTAAAGAATTAGCCATAGATTTTACGAACAATAAAATCTTCTTACACGTTCCTGAAAAACTTATAGAAGGATGGTATTTTAACAACAAAGTTGGTTTTTCCCATACTGCCCCAACCAATAATAATAGAACAATAGATATTCTACTAGAAAAAGATTTCACGTGCCTGGAAGATCGAGGCGAAGATGAATCTAATAATTATCCTAACCCTAAATCTCTCGCGAATTAA
- a CDS encoding M15 family metallopeptidase, whose translation MKHIVFLISLFTITNLQICNENAVPKEFVKVKQVIPDIQVDLRYAGTHNFVGRPLPGYNEAEVILTKQAAEALKNVQLELEARGLCLKIFDAYRPQRAVNYFIEWAKKPEDTIGKEEFYPEQDKRNLFNLGYIATRSGHSRGSTIDLTIIDANTLEELDMGGTYDFFGEVSHLYTTSITAKQHKNRELLKLVMSRNGFRSYSEEWWHFTLRGEPFPNTYFDFVIQ comes from the coding sequence ATGAAGCATATTGTTTTTCTGATTTCTCTCTTCACCATAACAAATCTGCAGATTTGCAATGAAAATGCTGTACCAAAAGAATTTGTAAAAGTAAAGCAGGTTATTCCAGATATTCAGGTAGATCTAAGATATGCAGGTACTCATAATTTTGTTGGAAGACCTCTTCCTGGATATAATGAAGCTGAAGTTATTCTTACAAAACAAGCTGCAGAAGCGCTAAAAAACGTACAATTAGAATTAGAAGCTCGAGGGTTGTGTTTAAAGATATTTGATGCCTATCGCCCTCAACGAGCTGTAAATTATTTTATAGAATGGGCAAAAAAACCGGAAGATACAATAGGTAAAGAGGAGTTCTATCCAGAGCAAGACAAACGCAACCTTTTTAATCTAGGGTATATTGCTACAAGATCTGGTCATTCCAGGGGTTCTACAATAGACTTAACAATTATTGATGCTAATACCTTGGAAGAACTAGACATGGGTGGAACTTATGATTTCTTTGGAGAAGTTTCCCATTTGTATACCACCAGTATTACAGCAAAACAACATAAGAACAGAGAACTTTTAAAATTGGTGATGAGCAGAAATGGATTTAGATCTTATTCTGAAGAGTGGTGGCATTTTACATTACGAGGGGAGCCATTTCCAAACACGTATTTTGATTTTGTGATACAATAA
- a CDS encoding molybdenum cofactor guanylyltransferase, with amino-acid sequence MMRSDLEVFILAGGKSRRMGSEKGLVNFHGEPMIARILKVLEELDLPVRIISSNSDYLEFGTPVYQDLIPDKGPLGGLYTALEISSAPKIILLACDMPSINIEALHKLIEMSNSEELIVATDGKTISPFFACYPNSIKADVKRAILEDKLKMLDFIYNHPHKILNLIAVGEREVLQNLNTMKELNEAENNSK; translated from the coding sequence ATGATGAGATCAGATTTAGAAGTCTTCATTTTAGCCGGAGGAAAAAGTAGAAGGATGGGTTCTGAGAAAGGGCTTGTAAATTTTCATGGAGAACCCATGATAGCGCGTATACTAAAGGTACTTGAAGAATTAGATCTTCCAGTGCGTATTATTAGCAGTAATAGTGATTATTTAGAATTTGGAACTCCGGTATATCAAGATCTTATTCCAGATAAGGGGCCTCTTGGAGGTTTGTATACGGCATTAGAAATATCAAGCGCTCCAAAGATCATTTTGCTTGCTTGTGATATGCCATCTATTAATATTGAAGCACTTCACAAACTTATAGAAATGTCTAATTCCGAAGAATTGATTGTAGCTACAGATGGTAAGACTATTTCTCCATTTTTTGCATGTTATCCCAATTCTATTAAAGCCGATGTTAAAAGAGCAATATTAGAAGATAAGCTAAAGATGCTGGATTTTATTTATAATCATCCACATAAGATATTGAATTTAATAGCCGTTGGAGAAAGAGAAGTGTTGCAAAATTTGAACACTATGAAAGAATTAAACGAAGCAGAAAATAATAGTAAATAA